One region of Natronolimnobius baerhuensis genomic DNA includes:
- a CDS encoding CheF family chemotaxis protein, translated as MSKSEQKLADVTGKFTQVLRDGRKLSDTNWTNGRIVLSNKRLVIASNDGKQTIPLSEILSIKGRYDVNQTVAKVSDYISINSGADVHLISMAEVNEFELQIQKALLDGEIVLLKHPAVKGGVVQDTDWSKARVKIDTGVANFAVENGSFVQIEVDDVGTVTSEERTVLSQERPVIEAEHTDDGSSVQTYISGGSQNCAVMKSVLDRGAEKNASQIDLSGKEEEVLMAIYSGVSPFEVPEFLDINTDEVEEIYERLIELDVLEEVRVRREVALKPRGRNIASEAMNSK; from the coding sequence ATGAGTAAGTCCGAACAGAAACTCGCAGATGTGACGGGGAAGTTCACGCAGGTACTGCGCGATGGCCGGAAGCTGTCGGATACCAACTGGACGAACGGCCGAATCGTCCTCTCGAACAAGCGACTGGTGATCGCGAGCAACGACGGCAAGCAGACGATTCCGCTCTCGGAGATCCTCTCGATCAAGGGCCGCTACGATGTCAACCAGACCGTTGCGAAAGTCTCTGACTACATCAGCATTAACTCCGGAGCAGACGTCCACCTGATCTCGATGGCCGAGGTCAACGAGTTCGAACTCCAGATTCAGAAGGCCTTACTCGACGGCGAAATCGTCCTGCTCAAACACCCTGCCGTCAAAGGCGGCGTCGTCCAGGACACCGACTGGAGCAAAGCCCGCGTCAAAATCGATACTGGCGTTGCGAACTTCGCCGTCGAAAACGGCTCGTTTGTCCAGATCGAAGTCGACGACGTCGGCACCGTCACCAGCGAGGAACGAACCGTTCTCTCGCAAGAGCGGCCCGTCATCGAAGCCGAACACACCGATGACGGCTCGAGTGTCCAAACGTACATCTCCGGGGGCTCACAGAACTGCGCCGTCATGAAGTCCGTGCTGGATCGGGGGGCCGAGAAAAACGCCTCGCAGATCGATCTCTCTGGTAAGGAAGAGGAGGTGCTGATGGCCATCTATTCGGGTGTCTCGCCGTTCGAAGTCCCCGAGTTTCTGGACATCAATACCGACGAAGTCGAGGAGATCTACGAGCGCCTGATCGAGTTGGACGTCTTAGAGGAAGTGCGGGTTCGACGCGAAGTCGCGTTGAAACCACGCGGGCGGAATATCGCGAGCGAAGCGATGAACAGCAAGTGA
- a CDS encoding HEAT repeat domain-containing protein — translation MTLFELERNADFEQLLTYLEESPTDDIRQRAAEIIGSLESKTSDGEDYGYPRGDIIDVLVEVSQEDEADGVRAAAIDALDQFGQDALEQFIGEVSGQDIDNIAEWKKAKLLARGLDADRPELRMAAATGLGRIGEDNVLKALVERLSDPDPRVRKRVARALGRIESPESVPALSQRLHEDQYDVRIEIAYALADIGTNNALRELIDVANDEDETVRRIAVDALGRLGSVRAVEILAEALRDDSDSVRRTAMFSLVQLLSEAPASASHKVREKIVGELEQANASEAIEPLIDILDRSTETAQRRNAAWLLGRIANEEYRSVAQDALIETLADDDEMTSKFAATSLSLLDGDDLEKRLLELIEDDHRAEETRVKALFVLGKIGGEQSRNRISSFVDRTESDRLRKRGFSALSKLGGAGAMSGDFA, via the coding sequence ATGACGCTATTCGAACTCGAGCGCAACGCTGATTTCGAGCAACTCCTCACCTATCTCGAGGAGAGTCCAACCGACGATATTCGCCAGCGTGCGGCCGAAATCATTGGCAGCCTCGAGTCCAAAACCAGCGATGGTGAGGACTATGGCTATCCTCGTGGGGATATCATCGACGTCCTCGTCGAGGTCTCACAGGAAGACGAGGCTGATGGGGTCCGTGCGGCCGCCATCGACGCGCTCGATCAGTTCGGTCAGGACGCTCTCGAGCAGTTTATCGGCGAGGTATCCGGACAGGATATCGACAACATCGCCGAATGGAAGAAAGCGAAGTTGCTTGCTCGCGGCCTCGATGCTGACCGTCCCGAACTGCGGATGGCGGCAGCGACCGGTCTCGGGCGAATCGGCGAAGACAACGTTTTGAAGGCCCTCGTCGAGCGCCTCTCCGATCCGGACCCACGGGTTCGAAAACGGGTTGCACGCGCACTCGGGCGAATCGAATCCCCCGAATCCGTGCCCGCACTCTCACAGCGACTCCACGAGGATCAGTACGACGTGCGTATCGAGATTGCATACGCACTCGCGGATATCGGCACGAACAACGCCCTCCGCGAACTGATCGACGTCGCAAACGACGAGGACGAAACGGTTCGACGAATCGCTGTTGACGCCCTCGGTCGACTCGGCAGCGTCCGTGCAGTCGAAATCCTCGCCGAAGCGCTGCGAGACGACTCCGACTCCGTTCGACGAACCGCGATGTTCTCGCTCGTACAGTTGCTCTCCGAAGCGCCGGCATCTGCGAGCCACAAAGTCCGCGAAAAGATCGTCGGCGAACTCGAGCAGGCAAACGCCAGCGAGGCAATCGAGCCGCTGATCGACATTCTTGACCGGAGTACCGAAACCGCACAGCGTCGGAATGCGGCCTGGCTGCTCGGCCGAATTGCAAACGAAGAGTACCGATCTGTCGCACAAGACGCACTGATCGAGACGCTCGCAGACGACGACGAGATGACCTCGAAATTCGCCGCGACCAGCCTCTCGTTGCTCGATGGGGACGACCTCGAGAAGCGACTCCTCGAGTTGATCGAAGACGATCATCGCGCCGAGGAGACGCGCGTCAAGGCGCTGTTCGTGCTGGGGAAAATTGGGGGCGAACAGTCTCGCAACCGAATTTCGTCGTTCGTCGACCGAACTGAGAGTGACCGACTGCGAAAGCGTGGCTTTTCCGCGCTGTCGAAACTGGGCGGTGCAGGCGCGATGAGTGGTGACTTCGCATGA